AGACAGGTGAATTTGTTCAGGGACTCCCCcaatacttttcttttttttttttttttttttttgcagatttagGATAAAATGGATGAATGTTTGGCAGGCAAAACAATTCAAAGTAACAGCACATGTTCTCTTGgtgacattttttattatgaacCTGATGCTTTGTTgtaaaaaattggtaaaaaatttgTTTGGCCATTTGCAATATACATTTAATTGTTCAAACTCGCAGTCTGTTTGTGGGCTCAAGAGTTTGTTAAAGGTTTTTGCAACCAGATTAATATACATGCTCTAGTAATTACCCACTGAAGCAGGTTTGAATCAATGAACAcagattaattaataaaaattatgTTCAAAAACAGAGAAATCTACTtgaaatattattcagattGATTTGTTCATCACCTTTTGCTTAATTTTTTTGCAGCGCTCCACTTCTCTGGGGCATTTAAAGTCATTGTTACATTTTCTGTAGTAAATAGCTTTTTTGTAGTCATGAGAAGTATTATACTTGTCAAAAGTTAGTCTCAGCAACTTTTTGCTGAAAGAATATCCTAAACTTTTATATGTTTTGTGTCAATGCTGGACTCCATGTTCACCTTGGAAAGCCTTTTTAAAGCAGCTTTTCCACttgtgtatttagttttttagatgTACTACATTTTTTTGGTAGTTTAACAACCCTGTTTATCTATAGCTCTGCAATGGTTTCAAGACTAGAGATTCTCTTTTTATACAGGGAAAGCAACAGTCAACAGATTCCTATGAATGACGTTTGAAGATTTTTCCAATGGCTACACATGCTGCCAAAGCTAAGTGGGGAGAATCTTATCAATATTAGTGATGGTATTAGTTAATAACCAAAGTGGAATTGTGTCAATGAGACCCCCAACCCTAACTTTAATACCTTGAtcattataaaacataaaaagttgTTAAATGTAAGACAAACCTTCAGAGTATAATGACACATTCAtgacacatttaaatgtaatgcattaaatGGGAATTTATTGGCAGGAAGAATCATGTTACTTTGTCTTTACATCGAGGGATGATCTCactaatgaaaacatttatatGAATGTTTAACTAAAGACAAGACATCTAATCAAACTAAAGAAAGTAAAACTACATGGGCTCTATTTAAAGCTAAACTgaacaaataattacaaatagTTTATAGAGCCAAGTGGAGTTTGGTGGAAAACAGGATTTGGATAAGAATTTACACATCAATCCATGTAAATGCTTGATGATGGATTAACACAGCATATGTTGTCGATCAATCCAGCACTTTGGCTTATGTGGAAAATCACGTCAGATGCCCTTAACATTGGCCAAGGAACTTGCAGAGTGACCCTGGTGAGAAATCTGGAAAAAGCAAAGacagaaacacatttataaaactcatttttaaaatagtgcaaattatatttacaattattcattttgaatgtttcctcttttcttaaataaaaaagatatatatctCACGTTGTCTGGTGGGGCGCAGACATCTAAGTCCACAACCAATGTTGCAGCACTTCTTTCTTTTGGGACAATCATGGTCAGTAGAGCAGTTGTTGCCGCAGTTTTTTCCATGCTGCTTGAAGAATTTGCGCTTAGCTGGACACGATCCTGGTTTGCCTGGAGAAAGTAATGAGCAATGAGCAAACACATGCAAATTGTAAAATACAGCATACATTAAGTAGTTTTAATAGCATACTACAACAATACTAATTGATAAAGTTACACAAACACATAGACAAATACACAGCTTATTGTAGACAATGACATTGCAATTTTTCTGGAGTCTTCCTCTCTAAAGTAAGGTATTGAGCTTTCATACTGAAACAAGTAAATAACAACTGTTCTCATCACTTACATGAATAGATGACAACAGTTACATtgagtaaaacacacaaatggtcATAAATACTGACTTTTTCTAGTAACAGAAATTCATGAGAAATCACCTTTGTGTAGTTGAACGCATTGACGTCCACAGGAATAGCTGCAACACTTGTGTTGTCTGGGGCAGTCGTAGTCATTGGAGCATTGGTGAACAACTTCACAGTTGTCCTGGATCAAGTGTCTTGGCTCATCTGGGCACGTTCCGGGTTTTCCTTCTAAAGAAAGAATTTAATAGGAGTAGGagacaataataaaacagattCAGTGCAATTGTACAATGTCTCACTTCTTAAAACCTTCAAATttctaatatttaaaataatgctgCCATTATACCTTAGATTGAAGCTTAGCTACCTCTATACATTACCTGCTTTTGTGAAATTTGCTTAGATACCACACAATTTTCATAGTCATGGTATACAAAAAAATGGATATTCTACAAACATTTTGCTGATTGGTTCATTATTTACCTCTTTGTGGATGCACGCATTCACGTCCACATTGGAAGTTGCAGCACTTCTTTTTATCTTGGCAGTCATGGTCATCGTGGCATTTGTCAACTCTTTCACATTGGGGTGAATGGTAGTGGGGGTCTTTAGCTGGACACGTTCCTGGTTTATCTGAAAGAGAGAGATAAATTACatcttaaaaacaaatatccctCCTTATTCTGTGTAAAGACTCTCAAATCGTGGAGAGAATGGCTATAGAGAATGGCTACATAGTGGAAAGGCCTCCAAACATTGAACATCTTTAAATTCAAGCTTGTAAGTTTTTTATCCTCTCAATAAAAGAGTTATGaaatatgaagaaaataaataaataaatgtgtagcCTGTTGCCCAAATACGACCATTCCAAACCAGACCTGTTTACCTGATTATAAGAATACTGACCATCACTTATATAGATTGAAATATAGTGTAAaactaaacacaaaattactgaaattcCACTTCAATTGAACTGTTGGATGATAATTTACCCATTTGAATGTTTGTACATCTACGTCCACAACGAGCAATACAGCACTTCATTCTGTTTACATAAAATATCAAGTTATATTACCAAGTGGAAAGGATTCATCCAGAGCTGGAAAATTCAAGTATGTTTTTTGTAAAGCTTAGGAAAGaatgctttgtttattttgttgataCAGTAATTCCAAACTTTTTACGTTATAATATTGATATTATGATATTAAAAGTAATTGTGGGAATctgtaaaggttttttttttttgtatatctgGCCCAAGTACAATGTACATTACTTAAACCAGTGCAAATTATAATAATCTTGTGAAACCGGAGCTCTTTACATAACACAAACCCTCACGACAACcctataaaaaaatgaaagcatCCATATTTAAGAAAGACAGTTATTCTATTTGAATGACTTTGCTGATTGGTTCATAAATCACCTTCGTTTAATTCTACACATCTGAGTCCACAGCGAGCTGGACAGCACTTCTTTTCTCCAGGGCAGTCATAGTCATTGAAGCACTTGTCAACTTTGTCAATGCAATCGGGCCCCTTATTAAGGAGCCAAGCTGGGCATGTTCCTGGTTTATCTGAGGCAGGAGGAGGCGGTATGAGCATAGAAcaagaaaaaatgcaaaaaataaaattgcattttttacgCCTAATTATGCAAATCCAAAGTGTGAGGCTTAAAACTCAaacttttttgtctgtcaaatgattaataattaaaaagataaaataaaaaaatgcttagAATCATCCtacaaaaaaaactctaaatagAAACATTTAGAAACCAGTGCACTTTTCTTGTTCTGGTGATTACACATCTTTATCTGTATTAAGAGTGAATGAAAAAGACTCATTTTTGAAAACTTGAAAAAGAATACACTGaaattctattttaaatgttcttccAAATGAGTTCATAAATTACCTGGATTTTGTACTTCTTTGCATTTAAATCCACAGCGAGTCTTGCAGCACTTCTCATCTTTTGGGCAATGAAAGTCATTCCTACACTGGTCATGCACTTTACAGTGAGGATTACCCCACTGAGGCTCATCTGGGCAGTTTCCTGGTTTTTCTGAGAGAGGAAGAAAATCagtatgaatatacaacaagaaaaattaagtaaaaaaactaacaacatttttattttaaatttactaTTGTGTAAATTCATACTTCATTAGTAAATAAACAGTCAAAATATGGTCattaaaaagtgttaatttcAAATGCAAATTTTGATGCcaacagggttttttttaaccaactgCTGAAATTATCGGTACAATGTAGTTTGTAACCGTATAAAACCAAGACTACTAAAACACacgttttttttacttgtattccaTACAAAAATACTCAACCACGCTATGGCTTCATAATAAATCGGCCAGACAGAATAGATTTTTATCATGAGTCATCTCTAGAGGGATTTTTCAATGGCTAAAATGCTGTCAATTGCCCAAAGTAAAACAGCAGAAACTTAACAACTATGCTGATGATGGTACACTATTTTATATGGATACAGCAAAgcttaaaacaacacaattacaaGAAAATCTTAAGTATAACACAGGGGTGCTGAGAAGTATTGTTACATATTGTATCCTCTAAAATTCAGTTGTTtacttgcaatatttttttcagattagTTCATAAATTACCTGGATTTTGTACGTCTTTGCACTGAAATCCACAGCGAGTCTTGCAGCACTTCTGGTCGTAGGGGCAGTCATGGTCATCTTCACATTGGTCatgtattttacagtgaggTTTACCCCACTGAGGCTCATCTGGGCAGTTTCCTGGTTTttctgagggaaaaaaaacaaccagtATTGGTATGAGACAAAGAAATATATGATAGAAATTCTAAATAGAAACAGAAGAGTTGACTTGCAGAAAACTGGTATTCTAcattagaatacattttttgcaAAGACTCCAGACTATGGCATTATATGAGATGACTATGCCTTTATAGATATTTATTAAACCGCACATTGTGCAGTGTTTTTAACCATGTCATACTGGGATAGGCAAAACAGGAGTTTTCTATACCAAGGAACATGCACTTTACTTGTTCTGGTAATTACACATCATTATTTGATTATAAAGTAAATGAAAAGACCCATTTTTTTAGAACTaaggaaaaggaagaaaaaaatagatattcTATTTAAAGTGTTTTCCAGAATGGTTAATCAGTTACCTTGGTGCACATTGATACATTTGAATCCACAGCGAGTCTTGCAGCACTTCTGTTTTTTTGGGCATTCAAAGTCAAAGTGACATTCGTTATTTACTTGACAGTGAGGTTTACCCCACTGATACTCATTTGGGCATTCTCCTGGTTTTTCTGAGGGAGGAAGAAAAGCAGTATGAGCAGAGGAcaagaaaaatgaagaaaaacagaaccaccaacattttcatttcataCGTTTATTGTGCAAATCACACTTTTGAAGCTAAAACTccgtaattgttttgtttttaactctaACCTTGTTTCTGTAGCTGCACATTTGAAGAAACAATCTAAATATGGTCAATTAAAAAGTAATATACAAATGTTGATGCTTAATCTGGCGactgagtttgttttttaaccaaCTTGTGAAAGGATAGATACAACGTTGTAGTTTTTAACCTGATTAAACCAAATCTGTTGGCATGTTCTTGTGAATAGAAAGACTACTAAAACACtcgttttgtaaaaacaaagtttaCCAATGTACTTGAAGCTCTTTTAAAATTGATTCAAAAATCACCATTATTGACATCAACGCACTGAAGTCCACAACGACATTTGCAGCACTTCTCATCCCCGGGGCAGTCATAGTCATTGTGACATTTGTCAACTACATTACAGTATTCTGGCCCCCATTGAAGGAGTGCAGCAGGGCACTGTCCTGgtttatctgaaggagagaaaaatcaataaataaacatactGTGTGAGAAAATACTTacaatttatattttaacttgtaTTCTACACAAAAATACTCGGCCACACTATGGCTTTATAATAAATCGACCATGCccgaatatatttatattttttaaatggctaAAATGCTGTCAATGGTTCaaagtaaaacaacaaaaacgtaaCAATCTCTACTGATAATGGTACACTATTttttatatagattttttttatggaTACAGCAAAGACACAATCACAAGAAGATTTTCAATATTAAAAAGGGGTTCTGAGAAATATTGTTACATCCTGTATCCTCTAAAATGCAGTTTGTAATGTTTTTCCACAATAGTTCATAAATTACCTGGACTTTGAACGTCTTTGCACTCAAATCCACAGCGAGTCTTGCAGCACTTCTGGTCGTAGGGGCAGTCATGGTCATTGTTACATTGGTCATGTATTTTACAGTGAAGTTTACCCCACTGAGGCTCATCTGGGCAGTTTCCTGgtttttctgagaaaaaaaacaacaacttggtATTAGTACTAgacaaataaatatatgataGAAAATCTAAATAGAAACATAGGACAGTTGAATTGCAGGAATCTGGTATTCTACATAAAGTTATTCTATATTTTGCCAAGACGCCTATAATGGGATTATACAAAATtctatttgaaatgtttttccaATTGCTTCATACCTTCATTTGTACTTATGCACTTAAATCCACAGCGAGTCTTGCAGCACTTCTCATCTTTGGGGCAGTCATAGTCATCGTGACAATTGTCAATTACTTCACAATGATGTGGTTCCCAGTGACTGAGTCCAGCTTTGCATTTTCCTGGTTTTTCTGGGTgagaaattacattttgtttatgtttgtatgACATAAACGTATCATAAAAATACTacctaaaatcaaaaacaaaaaaatgtactaGCCAGAAACTAGATCTTTTCTTATTTTACAACACctagtttttacaaatgtacataattaagcAACATTAAGACACATTTATGAATGCAAcactaaaaaaaaggaaattttacttgtaatgtTTTCAGGATTTgattaccatttatatttatgcAATGGAATCCACAACGAGTCTTGCAGCACTTCTCATCATCCAGGCAGTCGTAATCATCGTGACATTCATCTTGTGCTTTACAGTGAGGTTCACCCCACTGAAGGATGTCAGCTGGGCAGGATCCTGGTTTTCCTGAGGCAAAATAAACCCAGTATCAGTATGAGATGTATTCCCTTTTAGACATTTGATACGCAGTCATCTTTTAAAATAAAGGCCGCCTGCAGCATTGGTAGGACTCAACGAGAGCGTAAAATAATGCGATtgtacttgaaatataatccaGATTGGACCATAAACTACATTTTTAGACACATTCATGGACTCACTGTTATAAAAAGCATGGCAATTGTACATAAAGGATTTTGCAAGATGATTTACAAGTTACCTTTGTGAATTTCAGTGCATTCATGTCCACAGCGACCTATGCAGCACTTCTCGTCTTCGGGACAGTCATAGTCGTGATGacatttgtcctttttttgacATGGAGCTCCACCAAAATGGATGAGCAAAGACGGACATGACCCTGGTTTTTCTACATCTaagaaagacaaagaaaaagaaaagaaacattgACTTTTAAAGACTTGAATCTGcacctttttattatttatttttttacattaacttCCTTAAATCTTTGAAAGACCTACTGTTGTTGGCTTAGTAACAGAAAAACTGACGAGATTTAGAGTATTACATcaggaaatacaaatacaatagaatatgaaataaaacaatataaataagaTTTTTTGACAGTATACTATAGTAAAGACTATACCTACTGTAGTTACCAGGGTGACGAAAGTAGCTCCAATTTCAAAGAGGTTTGATCGTCCACATGCTAAATGAGCTCAATACGATTGCAcgattggtttgttttttttaaaaataacagtgTTTTATATCCCAACATATTTAATGATCGACCATTAATCTTATtaacaattggaaaaaaaaacacatttttggcaaaaaattctatttggaatgtttttttcagattggTTCATAAATTTACCTCCATGAATATTCACACATTGAAGTCCACAATTGGTTTTGCAGCACTTTTGATCTTCTTGGCAATCGTAGTCATTATGGCATTTGTCAACTCGTTTACAGCTTCCCGGACCTGGGTTGGAGAGCACAGCAGGGCACTGTTCTGGTTTTTCTGTGGgagaaaaagaggaagaaaaaattcagtgtaaaaacaacacaattttaTACTTTATTAGAGATATACTAGAAAAatctttccctttttttttttttttttgttaaacaacTAGCTTTAGATGGCTTGTCTTGAACTTGCTAAAGCATGCATTACATGTTAAGTATTGTACTTGTTTGAATGAGGAACAGTTTGAATAATACCACCAAATGAAATGGAAACTGTCAGGGAAACCTAACGTATGTTTGAATAatctataaacaaataaagatacATTTCTGGAGGATATAGTGAAAGCAGAGCAGTTTTAATCTCTCTATGATTACACTACATAAAGGTAAAAAGAAGCTACTCGAGTTGATAGATTATGTTGATTGGTTCATAAATCACTACCTTTTAGTCTTGTACATTCTTGTCCACAGCGAGAATCACAGCACTTCTCATCTTTGGGGCAGTCATAGTCATTGAGGCATTTGTCGACTCTTTGGCATGGAGTTGCACCCCATTGTTGACCCAAAGCTGGGCATTCTCCTGGTTTTTCTGAAGGAAAAATATAATCCAATATCATCAATCACTTTCATACTGGTAATAATAGTAAACTACACTTTACTGATGAATCCTGATCCAAACAATATAATCCTGTGGGGAAAAAAGCTGAATGGGAAACATGCACTATGTTTTAATaca
This portion of the Gouania willdenowi chromosome 7, fGouWil2.1, whole genome shotgun sequence genome encodes:
- the LOC114466935 gene encoding multiple epidermal growth factor-like domains protein 11: MCHTHHDCPGDEKCCNVGCGRQCISIVKEKPGKCPMLQWKGPILSCPQPCATDEHCPNREKCCKIGCGTTCAPPVFEDKAGKCPPVSWRPQISLAKCPDTCKNDHHCKDDEKCCLKGCGHTCVPPYIEKKGGCPHAPLSLMLKGCEDKCTKDSDCPDHDKCCNSGCGLVCTSYCVDQKPGECAPVYWRSFIKPCIDKCLFDNECPKDLKCCHNGCGRSCVPAYHEKPGVCRLSGNTGICIHECANDHDCPDSQKCCSNGCGQQCLELRTEKPGQCPHSPSIMPWVKCPPDQCVDDFQCPADQKCCVDECGKKCVDLCKNAKPGVCPPVFWKKNPKPCHDVCADDSNCPNNFKCCHNGCARVCVPPYKEKQGNCVLPENPGPCVFECANDHECPGVAKCCSNGCGKQCQEQETDKPGHCPDLAPIWGGNPCKQKDHCSNDHDCPGKEKCCKSFCGKKCTGESSAKPGNCPSWLIHWGPDLCTKTDKCYNDRDCRGKLKCCYTRCGKICTDINRDKPGTCPVHVHQYGNLHCEKNQDECEHDNDCPVAEKCCKSKCDKKECQKPRKEKPGECPALGQQWGATPCQRVDKCLNDYDCPKDEKCCDSRCGQECTRLKEKPEQCPAVLSNPGPGSCKRVDKCHNDYDCQEDQKCCKTNCGLQCVNIHGDVEKPGSCPSLLIHFGGAPCQKKDKCHHDYDCPEDEKCCIGRCGHECTEIHKGKPGSCPADILQWGEPHCKAQDECHDDYDCLDDEKCCKTRCGFHCININEKPGKCKAGLSHWEPHHCEVIDNCHDDYDCPKDEKCCKTRCGFKCISTNEEKPGNCPDEPQWGKLHCKIHDQCNNDHDCPYDQKCCKTRCGFECKDVQSPDKPGQCPAALLQWGPEYCNVVDKCHNDYDCPGDEKCCKCRCGLQCVDVNNEKPGNCPDEPQWGNPHCKVHDQCRNDFHCPKDEKCCKTRCGFKCKEVQNPDKPGTCPAWLLNKGPDCIDKVDKCFNDYDCPGEKKCCPARCGLRCVELNEDKPGTCPAKDPHYHSPQCERVDKCHDDHDCQDKKKCCNFQCGRECVHPQREGKPGTCPDEPRHLIQDNCEVVHQCSNDYDCPRQHKCCSYSCGRQCVQLHKGKPGSCPAKRKFFKQHGKNCGNNCSTDHDCPKRKKCCNIGCGLRCLRPTRQHFSPGSLCKFLGQC